The segment TCTAAAATTCATTGAGAAAATAAAAATTATTTCAAAAAAATGTGACGCAGTTCATCTAACTGAAAATGTATTAGGATTTCAAAGGGTTTCACCAATCAAGGTTGGAAAAATTATCAGAAAAGAAATTCCAGATTTACCAATCACAGTTAGTCTAAGAGTTAGAGATAAGAGTGAAACGGAAATCTCAGAGTTTGTAGAAAATTGTATCGCAATAGGTTTTTCAGGAATTCTGGTATTAATGGGAGATCCTTCACAATCAGGAAAGCAAGATTCAGGTCAAATTCCTAGCATGGTTGTAAAAAAGTTAAGAGAGCAAGGGATTGATTCAAAAATTGATTTGTATCTATCTATTTCCAACAAACCCAATTTTTCTAAAATTGGAAAGAAATTAGAATCAAAACCAAAAG is part of the Nitrosopumilus sp. b3 genome and harbors:
- a CDS encoding 5,10-methenyltetrahydrofolate synthetase; its protein translation is MTIRYEANPPKILPDVDTNESILKFIEKIKIISKKCDAVHLTENVLGFQRVSPIKVGKIIRKEIPDLPITVSLRVRDKSETEISEFVENCIAIGFSGILVLMGDPSQSGKQDSGQIPSMVVKKLREQGIDSKIDLYLSISNKPNFSKIGKKLESKPKGFMTQVIQNIEQVQNLSNNLKGFSVIPILLYPSPKNEKSAKFLNLYLESYSQEFEELLDKTHEITGDVLITSPSDFNGLNEFLKKLSN